Genomic window (Shimia isoporae):
CTGCGTCTTCCTGCGTGAACGCATCGGGCTGGTCGCTGTCCAGATCAAAAACACCCAACAAATCACCGGCCCCGTTCTCAACCGGCAAAACAAGCTCGGACCGTGTAGAACTCGCACAGGCGATATGACCGGGAAACGCGTCCACATCTGCCACCAACTGAACCTCACGCGAACGAGCTGCTGCACCGCAAACTCCTCGGGAAAAGGGAATTACAAGGCAGCCATGCCCACCCTGGTATGGTCCGATCTTCAAGAGTTCCGGCCCAACAACGCGGTAAAAACCGGTCCAGTCAAATCTCTCATCCGCATGATGCACCTCACAGGCAAGCGTGGCCATCAGAGAAACCGTGTCCGATTCCCCTTCAGTCAACGCCAGTACGGTTTTTCGCAACTCATTGTAATCCACGCGCATCGTTCAGCGTCCTTCAAACACATCCTTAAGCCACTTGGCTGTTTTCTCGATGGCTTCATTGCCTTGCGGGATCACCTTGGTCAATGACATGAAAGCGTGAATCTGCCCCGGATATGCCAGCATATCGGTTTCAACACCCGCCTCCTGCAAAGCCTGTGCGTAGACATGGCCGTCATCCCACAGCGGATCATGCCCTCCTGCGACGATCAATGCCGAAGGCTGCATTGCCAGCGTATCGCTGAACAAGGCTGAAATGCGTGGATCAAGGCGATCCTGACCGTCCGGTATGTAAAGTTCGAGGTACCAGTCAATCCGAGCCGCTGGCAACAAAGGTTGCTCTTTCAAATCCTGCATGGACTTCGATGTCAGCCGAGCGTCCACGGCTGGATAGATCAGCACTTGGCCCGCAGGTATCGAAACACCGGCTTTGACGATGTCGTGCATCAGTACCGCCGTCAAATTGCCGCCAGCGCTGTCGCCACCTACAACCAGCTGCCCCGGATCGATGGCCAGTCTGGTTTCTCCCGCCACCAGCGCTCTGTAGCACGCAAGCACATCATCGCATCCCGAAGGCCATGGGTGCTCCGGTGCAAGGCGATAGTCGTAGGATACGACGCGAATGCCAGCCATGTCTGCAAGGCGCGCGCATAGGCCGTCGTGACTCTCAATCGCCCCCTGAACCCAGCCACCGCCATGCAAGTAAAGCAAGGTCGGCTCCGGACCTTCGACTGAAACCCCGGCCGGGGTATATACACGAGCGCGCCGATCACCTGCGGCGCCAGGCAACATGATGTCAGTCATACCCACGCTGTCAGGACCCGGCTGTTCCAGCTTCTGGGCCATCGCCAACAACTGCGCGCGGCTTTCCTCCACCGTCGGCATTACATCCGGGTCGCGCATCATCCCGACCAGATCACTCACGGCCTGCGCCTTGGCGTCTATCGTCCGGCCCGCAACCACGGTTCGTTTGCCACGATAGAGCCGTTCAACGACTCTTTCGGGCACCAGAACCTTCGCCACTCCGACAAATGTTTTGAATTTCGACACGACACGCCCCTCACTTTACCTTGCGGAAGTGAGACCGAGGGCGTGTCGATTTTCAACCAGAACGCGACGTTAAACGCGCTCAATCGCAATGGCGGTGCCTTCGCCACCACCGATGCAGATCGCGGCAACACCACGTTTCAAACCACGTTTTTCGAGTGCGTTGAGAAGCGTGACCATGATCCGAGCACCAGATGCTCCGATTGGATGGCCCAATGCACAGGCACCACCATTCACATTTACGATGTCACGGCTCAATCCCATTTCGTGCATGAACGCCATTGGAACCACTGCAAAGGCTTCATTGACCTCCCAAAGGTCCACGTCGTCTTTGGACCAGCCAATCTTCTGCAAAAGTTTCTGGGCTGCGGGCACGGGAGCGGTTGTGAACAACCCCGGCGCTTGTGCGTGGCTCGCGTGGCCGAGAATGCGCGCACGCACCTGCAGGCCTTGCGTCTGTGCCGCCTCTTCGGACGCTACAACCAGCGCGGCAGCACCATCGGAAATCGACGACGCGTTTGCCGGTGTCACAGTCCCGTCCTTGCGGAAGGCAGGCTTCAGCTGAGGAATTTTTTCAGGTCGTGCATTACCCGGTTGCTCGTCCTCGCCGACAACCACGTCGCCTTTGCGGGTAGAAATCGTCACGGGGGCAATCTCACCCTCAAATGCTCCAGACTTTTGTGCCTCAAGCGCATTGGACAAGGACTTCAGCGCGTATTCATCCTGCGCTTCACGGGTGAACTGGTAGCTTTCAGCGCAGTCCTCGGCGAACGTCCCCATCAGGCGCCCCTTGTCGTAAGCGTCCTCCAGTCCGTCTAGAAACATGTGATCGATCACCTGTTGGTGCCCGATCCGCGCGCCACCACGCATCTTGGGCAAAATGTAAGGTGCGTTCGTCATGCTCTCCATGCCGCCAGCGATCATCAGATCGCGATCCCCTAGCGCAACGGCGTCAAATGCCATCATGGCCGCCTTCATTCCGGAGCCGCACATCTTGTTGAGCGTGGTCGCGGGGACCTCCTCTCCAAGTCCACCCTTGAATCCCGCCTGACGGGCAGGTGCCTGCCCTTGTCCTGCCGGAAGCACGCAGCCCATCAGAACTTCTTCAACCGTGTCTGCCTTGGCATCTGCCAGCGCGGCACGAATCGCCGCGCCGCCTAGTTCGGCAGCCTCCACTCCGTCAAATGCGCCCTGAAAACCGCCCATCGGCGTACGCGCCGCGCCGGCAATCACCACATTTTTCATCGAATTCTCCCTCAAATCAAAGATTTACCCCTGTTCCGCCCCTGTCTGCATCACAAACATTGCACGGATATTGCAGCCTACCTGAGCCAACAAAGCCGGAGACGCAACACTGTTCGCGCTCACGTATTGGTAAGGATTTCTGCTTATTGTCTGTTTCAAGCACATGTTTTTGGGAGAAGCTCATGAACCTGACGAGCAAGACAGAAGGCGAAACGTTGATCGTGTCCGTACACGAAACGCGCATCGATGCCTCTGTCGCGATCCAGTTCAAGGACCGCATGCGAGAGGAAACCGACTCGGCCTCCGGCCGCGTTGTCCTCGATTTGTCCGAAGTCGATTTTATTGATTCATCCGGCCTTGGCGCGATTGTCGCGGCCATGAAACAGCTGGGGAGCAAACACCGGCTGGACCTGTCCGGCCTCAATGAAAATGTCGACAAGGTATTCCGCCTGACACGCATGGATACGGTTTTCAAAATCCACACGTCGTTGGGGGAGGCGCTGGCGTCATAAGATGACGTTGGCTGAGTGAAAGGGACAGCGGGACAGTGATCAAAATCAACCCCGACATCCATATCGAACTTGAGGGAACGCCACACGAGGTGCGCGTTGCTCTGGAAACCTTGCGCGAGCGTTTGACAGAACGGCAGCTCGAAGCCTGCAATGCCGGAACGTTGGAAATTGTGTTGGCAGAGGTTCTCAACAACGTGGTCGAACACGCGCTTGCAGACCGTTCCGACGGGCTGATCGCGCTCACCGGCAACTACGACAAGAACAGCTGGCACTTGAAAGTGCGCGACAACGGCAAGCCCATGCCGGACGACCAAATTCCTTCCGGCAATGCACCGGATGTGGAAACCGACCTCATGGATCTGCCCGAAGGTGGTTTTGGCTGGATGATGGTGCGCACCCTTGCCCGCAACATCGCCTACTCCCGGGCTGACGACAGCTGGAACGAACTGACCTTCTCCATTCCAGACGAAGCGGCTTGAACCGCCTCACATTACCGAGAATTCGACCCAAAGGTCGTACCTCCGCCTCTTGAACAACCGTTCATTCTGCCTCAGTCTCGCGTCAAACCTTTGACCGAACATCAAGAGGCCAACATGCGCGATTTCCAACTTCCCGGGCGCTCGCCCGTCATGTCCACCAACGGCATGTGCGCCACTTCGCACCCGCTCGCCGCTCAAGCCGCTTTGGACATACTAAAGTCCGGTGGCTCTGCAATGGACGCCGCCATCGCTGGCGCCGTTCTGCTGGGCATATGTGAACCTCAGTCCACAGGCATCGGTGGGGATTGTTTTGCGCTTGTCTCCACACCAGACAGTGACGAAGTTCACGCTTTCAACGGATCGGGTCGCGCACCATCCGCAGCCACTGCCGCGCGCTTGCGTGATATGGGGCACAACGCCGTTCCTGTTTTTGATGTCGAAGCCATCACCATTCCCGGCGCCATTGACGGCTTCTGTCAGCTGTCGGAAAAATTCGGTAAGCTCGGCATAGCCGACAGCCTCGCGCCAGCGATTCATTATGCAGATGCCGGCGTACCCGTAGCGCCGCGCGCAGGGTTTGATTGGGACATCAACGGACGCACCCTTCAGGGGCATGGCCGCACCCATTTCATGAATGGCGACAAAGCATATATGACTGGCCAACTCTTTAAGGCACCCGGACAAGCCGAAGTGCTGCGCCGCGTCGCAAAACACGGCCGGGATGCATTTTATACCGGTGAAATCGCCGAAGACATGGTCGCCACCCTGAACGCCTTGGGCGGGGTTCATTCAATGGATGATTTTGCCAATTGCATCGGCAACGATGCCGCTCCTGTCAGCGGCATTTACAAGGATGTGGAGCTGATCGAACATCCACCCAATGGGCAGGGCGCCATCGCGATCCTGCTGCTCAATATCCTAAAACACTTCGATATCGCAGGTATGGACCCGTTTGGAGCCGAACGCGCCCATATCGAAGCGGAAGCCGCAAAACTGGCTTATGACGCCCGTGACCGCTTTATTGCGGACCCGAGCTCTCCGGACCGCATCGACCACCTGCTGTCTGACGACACCGCAGCAAAACTGGCGGCACTGATCGACCCCGGCAAAGCCATGGCGCATCCCGCAAAACTGACGGAAGCCGTTCACAAGGACACCGTCTATATCACGGTTGTTGACAAGAACCGCATGGCGGTCTCGTTGATCTACTCGATTTTCCACGCTTTCGGCTCAGGCATCGCGTCAGAGAAATTCGGCATCCTAATGCAGAACCGAGGCGGCGGCTTCACCCTCCAAGAAGGTCATCCTAACGAACTTGGCCCCAACAAACGGCCCATGCACACGATCATCCCGGGAATGACCCGTCGAAATGGGCGGATTGAAATGCCGTTTGGGGTGATGGGCGGACACTATCAGCCAAATGGACACGCACGCGTTCTGACGAATATCGAAGACTTTGGCATGGACCTGCAGGAAGCGCTTGATGCACCCCGTTCCTTTGCCGAAGACGGCGTTCTCAAGGTTGAACGCGGCTACTCTGACGCTGTGCGTCAAGAGCTTGCCGATCTGGGTCACAAGGTGGAAATCCCGCCGGCCCCACTAGGTGGTGCGCAGGCCATCCAGATCCATCCGGATGGCTACCTTGTCGGCGCTTCCGACCCCCGCAAAGACGGCGCAGCGATAGGGTACTGATATGGCTATCACACCGGTAAAACGCCTCGTGGCGCAGGCCAAAGAGCAGATCACCAGCCTCACTCAGGAGGAGGCTGAAACACTGGTCGCGGAGGGCAAAGCACTGTTTGTCGACATCCGCGATCCGCGGGAATTGACCCGTGAGGGCCGGATCAAAGATGCCTTTCACGCACCTCGTGGCATGCTGGAATTCTGGATTGATCCCGAAAGCCCCTACCACAAGCCGGAACTGGCCACCGACAAAACCCTTGTTCTTTTCTGCGCCAGCGCGTGGCGAAGCGCATTATCAGTGAAAACCCTGCAAGACATGGGAGCGACGAATGTTGCCGAAATGGAAGGCGGTTTCTCGACCTGGAAAAAGCGAGGCGCGCCAGTCGAAACCGAATGACGCGCCCTGAATTTCGGATCCGAAAAGGGTCAGTTCATGTTGTAATGGAGCGGATAGACACCGTCTTCCATCGGCCCGAACATTTCGGGCAAATCGGGGTGACCAACAGGCTCGCCAGAGTAGTCAGCAATCAGGTTCTGCTCCGACACGTAGGCCACATAGTAGCTCTGATCGTTCTCCGCGAGCAGATGGTAAAACGGCTGATCTTTCACCGGCCGACTGTCTTCAGGAATGTTCTGATACCATTCCTCGGTATTCGAAAACTCGGGATCCACATCAAAGACAACCCCCCGGAACGGGTGTTTGCGATGACGGACAACTTGGCCGAGATAGTATTTTGCGCGTGTTCTAAGCATGTATTGCAGCCCCTATTGCCTAAAGTTAGACCCTTCAAGGGGGCAATGTCCAACTTTTGCCACATTTCGCGAGGAAACAGTCTGTGAACGTAATCTTAACAGTTCTGGAAATAGTGGCCCCTGTATTTCTTGTCGCAGGGGTTGGTTTTGCTTGGGTAAAAGCTGGATTTGAGTATAGAATTCAATTTGTTACCCGCCTAGCAATGACGCTCGCAGTGCCTTGCTTGATCTTCACCGCCCTGATGAAAACCGAAGCCGATCTGGCGACACTGGGCACACTCGCGGTTGCAGGCAGCGTCGGTTACTTCGCCATTGGCGTGCTTGGCTGGGGTATTCTGCACGTCGCGGGCCTCGACATGCGAACCTATTTGGCTCCCTTTACCTTCGGAAACACCGGCAACCTTGGCATTCCTTTGTGCTATTTCGCCTTTGGACAGGTCGGCCTGGAGGCCGCCGTTGTCATGCTTGCGGTCACCGCAATTTGGTCTTTTACGATCGGCCTGTGGATGGTCGCCGGGAAAGGGTCTGCCGGGAAAATTCTAAAGGAACCTATGATAGCAGCTACACTTCTGGGCGCCGTGTTTCTGTGGCAAGATTGGGAAACGCCAAGATTTCTCACAAACACGCTCGATTTGATTGGCCAGATGGCAATTCCGCTCATGCTGGTGACCCTCGGTGTGGCTGTTGCCCGCCTAACACCGGGTCGGATCGCCACCGCCCTGTGGCTATCTGTTGTAAAGCTGGTTCTATGTACGGCTGTTGGCTGGGCTGTGGGATCCGCGTTTGGCCTGACCGGCGCGATCTTTGGTGTTCTTGTGCTCGAACTTGCCACGCCTGTCGCGGTTACAGCCTATCTTCTGGCCGAAAAATACGAGGCCGACAGCAACGCGGTGGCGGGTTACGTCATGGTGTCGACGCTCACCTGCGTGGTCGGATTGCCGCTTGTCCTCGGATTTCTCCTATAATCCCGCATATTTGTGAATTCACCTCCCACGCCAAATGGCGTAAACTCTCGCAAAACAACAAAACAAACATAGCGTGAGGCAGATGAGCAGGTTCCTTATCGCGTTAATGGTCGTCCTTTTTGTGGCGTCCTGTGGTGGCGGCGACAAAAAGCCACCAAGAAACCTTGAGAACGCGTGTTCGATTCTCAAGGAAAAGAAGCATTTTGCGAAAGCGTTCAAGAAGACGCAGCGCAAGTGGGGCGTGCCAGTGAGCGTGCAGATGGCCGTGCTCTATCAGGAGAGCAAATTCATCTCCAACGCGCGCACTCCGCACAAATATGTTCTGGGTGTTCTGCCGATGGGACGCCAGTCCTCAGCCTATGGCTACGCACAGGCGCTCGATGGCACGTGGGATCAATACAAGAAAGAAACCCGCAACCGCGGCGCGAAACGGGATGACATCAGGGATGCAACAGACTTCATGGGCTGGTATTTCAACAAGTCCCGCGAAAAGAACGGCATCGCCCTCTCCGATGCGCGCGGCCAATACTTGAATTACCACGAAGGCCACACCGGCTACGCCCGTGGCACCTACAGAAACAAGACTTGGCTTTTGAACGTCGCAAACGACGTCAATGCACGCGCAGCGCGTTACGGCGAACAACTCCGCCGCTGTACACGGGTCTGGTAACCTTGGGCGGGCGCGGACTTTAGTTCGCGCCGCGTCTTTCCCGGTCAATGTCGAAGATGCGGTTCCGGAGCGGTACATCCGCTTTTGTATCGCCAAGTATAACAGTCGTCTGACTGCCGGCACTGTCATTGATCACCCACTGCCGCAGTTCGACCGGATTCGCTGTGAACTTCAGCTGGATATTCCCGATTTCAGGGTTCTCAGGGTCTTGGGCCGTCACAATCGTGGCAGTGCCGTCAAAATCGTGTCCGACCACCATGTTTGCCTGCCCAAGGTTCACCTGATCAGCCAGAATGATCGACAACGGCGTCCGCTTTAGCGGATAGACCTCAGGCGGTTGGTTCGAGCGCCCGTCAAAAATTGCCACGGAGTTGTTGGAGACCAGAACCAGCGCTTTTTCGGGCGGATTGTACTCGAACCGCATCCGACCGGGACGCCGGATATACAGCGTGCCGGTCTGAACAGAGCCGTCGTCGGAAATCTGCGTGAAACCTGCCTGCACCGTGGACATGCTGTTGAGGTAGGTCGACAGATCACCTAGCGAAATCTGTTCGGCATTGGCAGGTGCAGACACAAAAGCGGCCAATGCGGCGGGAGCGACAAAGCTTTTCAACGTATTCATATCCTTAAACTAATTGACCGCCGCCGGGATTTCAGCCCCCGACGGCGGTCACGATACTGTGTCAGCAAACCTTTGCCTACCGGTGCCTTTATTGCTCTGGCACCAAAATCTCACGCTTACCGACGTGGTTGGCAGCGCTCACAAGACCTTCGTCTTCCATCTGCTCCACCAGTCGCGCGGCCTTGTTATAACCGATGGCCAGTTTGCGCTGGATATAGCTGGTCGAGCACTTGCGATCCTTGATGACGATTGCCACAGCCTGATCATACAGTGCATCTTCGCCATTGGTATTGCCGCCGGTGTTCAACCCGAGCACGGCGTCGATGTTATCGGCTTTGTCGTCATCAGGTCCTTCAACCACACCACCAATGTAACTTGGCGGACCAAAGCTCTTGAGGTGGTTCACGATTTCCTCAACCTCCTCATCACTCACGAACGGACCGTGACAACGAGTAATCTTGGCACCGCCAGCCATATAAAGCATGTCGCCCATGCCCAATAGCTGTTCCGCGCCCATCTCACCCAGAATGGTGCGGCTGTCGATTTTCGAGGTCACCTGGAAGGAAATACGGGTAGGGAAGTTCGCTTTGATTGTACCGGTAATCACATCCACGGACGGGCGCTGCGTGGCCATGATCAAGTGGATGCCCGAGGCACGTGCCATTTGGGCAAGACGTTGAATGCAGGCCTCGATCTCCTTGCCCGCAACCATCATCAGGTCGGCCATCTCGTCCACGATGACGACAATGTATGGCATTTTCTCCGGAGTCATCTCTTCGGTCTCGAAAACCGGTTCACCGGTGTCATCGTCGAAGCCTGTCTGGACCGTCCGTGAGAACGTCTCGCCTTTAGCCAACGCGTCAGCGACGCGACTGTTATAGCCATCGATGTTGCGCACGCCCATTTTCGACATCTTGCGATAGCGCTCTTCCATCTCGCCCACGACCCATTTCAGCGCGACAACTGCCTTCTTGGGATCCGTCACAACTGGCGACAACAGGTGCGGAATGCCGTCATAAACCGACAATTCCAGCATCTTCGGGTCAATCATGATCAAACGGCACTCTTCCGGTGTCAGGCGGTAAAGCAGTGACAGGATCATCGTGTTGATCGCGACAGACTTACCGGAGCCGGTTGTACCCGCGATCAACAGGTGCGGCATCTTCGCGAGGTTCGCAACAACGGGATCGCCACCAATGTCCTTCCCCAGCGCCAACGGCAGCTTCATATTGCTATCGCCAAAGTCGCGGGCGCTCAGAATTTCTCGCAAAACCACTTTTTCGCGGTTCTCGTTCGGCAATTCGATCCCGATCACTGACCGCCCCGGCACTGTGGACACACGCGCAGACAATGCGCTCATCGAGCGGGCGATGTCGTCGGCCAGACCAATGACCCGGCTCGCTTTCAAACCAGGCGCCGGCTCAAGTTCGTACATCGTGACAACCGGACCCGGACGCACGCTGACAATCTCACCCTTCACGCCATAGTCGTCCAGAACGGTTTCCAACATGCGTGCATTTTCTTCCAGCGCTTCGTCACTCAGATGGTGACGAGAGATCGTCATTGGATTTTCCAACAGGTTGAGTGGCGGAAGCTCGTATTCGATGTGGTTTTCTTCGAACGCAAGCGAAGGTTGTGCTTCCGCTTTTGCCCGTGCTGAAGGTTGGACCGGCTTGATCTGACGCGGCTGCACGACCTTCTTAGGCTCAGGCACTGGAATAGGTTGCGGCGCCACATGCTGAACCGGCTGCGGCGCAATCTCCGGCGCAGTCGGTTCCTGCGCATCCCAATGATCGTCCTCGGCAAAAATCTCATCAGCCACCGGCACCGTTGGCACAGGTGCTGCCGGTGATGCCATCGGCGCCGACAACGGCGGCTCGACACGCACTCCCGCCCCACCTGTCAGCGGCGGTTCCATCGGATGTGCGGCTTGCGGCACTGCCCGTGGTTGTCCCTGAGCCGCGCCGTCGAGAACCAGCGGATCCGGACCACGGCCACGCCCCTTGGTCAGTGGTTTGTCGAAATGAAGATCCGGGTGAAGTTCAGGATTCAGATCGGGCGGAGAAACCGCCTCGCCGCGGCGCGCCCGATTGCGCATCACATCAGCAATCTTGGATTTGATGCGATCCTCGCCACCCGGAGCGTCTTCTATTTCTTGGGAAAAGATATTCTCGACCAACTCAGGTTCAGGCATCGGTGCTGCGGCCGGCTCTGAACGCTTGATAAGCGCCGGCATGCGCAAACGCGGTTTGGAAAACGGCGCGACTTCTTCAATAGTCGGCTCTACATCTTCCTCAATAACAGGATCATTCCAGCCCTCTTCCGCAGATTGCGCAGCGCGTGCTTCTTCAGCATCGCGGCGTTCCTGACGACGTGCCTGCACGTTTTTTGCAGCCATTGTCGCCCCTGCGACGGCGCCACTGGCCCCTCGGCCCAAAAGGATCATCA
Coding sequences:
- a CDS encoding GAF domain-containing protein — its product is MRVDYNELRKTVLALTEGESDTVSLMATLACEVHHADERFDWTGFYRVVGPELLKIGPYQGGHGCLVIPFSRGVCGAAARSREVQLVADVDAFPGHIACASSTRSELVLPVENGAGDLLGVFDLDSDQPDAFTQEDADALTDLLSKVFAKAI
- a CDS encoding alpha/beta hydrolase yields the protein MSKFKTFVGVAKVLVPERVVERLYRGKRTVVAGRTIDAKAQAVSDLVGMMRDPDVMPTVEESRAQLLAMAQKLEQPGPDSVGMTDIMLPGAAGDRRARVYTPAGVSVEGPEPTLLYLHGGGWVQGAIESHDGLCARLADMAGIRVVSYDYRLAPEHPWPSGCDDVLACYRALVAGETRLAIDPGQLVVGGDSAGGNLTAVLMHDIVKAGVSIPAGQVLIYPAVDARLTSKSMQDLKEQPLLPAARIDWYLELYIPDGQDRLDPRISALFSDTLAMQPSALIVAGGHDPLWDDGHVYAQALQEAGVETDMLAYPGQIHAFMSLTKVIPQGNEAIEKTAKWLKDVFEGR
- a CDS encoding thiolase family protein, with product MKNVVIAGAARTPMGGFQGAFDGVEAAELGGAAIRAALADAKADTVEEVLMGCVLPAGQGQAPARQAGFKGGLGEEVPATTLNKMCGSGMKAAMMAFDAVALGDRDLMIAGGMESMTNAPYILPKMRGGARIGHQQVIDHMFLDGLEDAYDKGRLMGTFAEDCAESYQFTREAQDEYALKSLSNALEAQKSGAFEGEIAPVTISTRKGDVVVGEDEQPGNARPEKIPQLKPAFRKDGTVTPANASSISDGAAALVVASEEAAQTQGLQVRARILGHASHAQAPGLFTTAPVPAAQKLLQKIGWSKDDVDLWEVNEAFAVVPMAFMHEMGLSRDIVNVNGGACALGHPIGASGARIMVTLLNALEKRGLKRGVAAICIGGGEGTAIAIERV
- a CDS encoding STAS domain-containing protein — translated: MNLTSKTEGETLIVSVHETRIDASVAIQFKDRMREETDSASGRVVLDLSEVDFIDSSGLGAIVAAMKQLGSKHRLDLSGLNENVDKVFRLTRMDTVFKIHTSLGEALAS
- a CDS encoding ATP-binding protein; the encoded protein is MIKINPDIHIELEGTPHEVRVALETLRERLTERQLEACNAGTLEIVLAEVLNNVVEHALADRSDGLIALTGNYDKNSWHLKVRDNGKPMPDDQIPSGNAPDVETDLMDLPEGGFGWMMVRTLARNIAYSRADDSWNELTFSIPDEAA
- a CDS encoding gamma-glutamyltransferase family protein, producing the protein MRDFQLPGRSPVMSTNGMCATSHPLAAQAALDILKSGGSAMDAAIAGAVLLGICEPQSTGIGGDCFALVSTPDSDEVHAFNGSGRAPSAATAARLRDMGHNAVPVFDVEAITIPGAIDGFCQLSEKFGKLGIADSLAPAIHYADAGVPVAPRAGFDWDINGRTLQGHGRTHFMNGDKAYMTGQLFKAPGQAEVLRRVAKHGRDAFYTGEIAEDMVATLNALGGVHSMDDFANCIGNDAAPVSGIYKDVELIEHPPNGQGAIAILLLNILKHFDIAGMDPFGAERAHIEAEAAKLAYDARDRFIADPSSPDRIDHLLSDDTAAKLAALIDPGKAMAHPAKLTEAVHKDTVYITVVDKNRMAVSLIYSIFHAFGSGIASEKFGILMQNRGGGFTLQEGHPNELGPNKRPMHTIIPGMTRRNGRIEMPFGVMGGHYQPNGHARVLTNIEDFGMDLQEALDAPRSFAEDGVLKVERGYSDAVRQELADLGHKVEIPPAPLGGAQAIQIHPDGYLVGASDPRKDGAAIGY
- a CDS encoding rhodanese-like domain-containing protein translates to MAITPVKRLVAQAKEQITSLTQEEAETLVAEGKALFVDIRDPRELTREGRIKDAFHAPRGMLEFWIDPESPYHKPELATDKTLVLFCASAWRSALSVKTLQDMGATNVAEMEGGFSTWKKRGAPVETE
- the hspQ gene encoding heat shock protein HspQ, with the translated sequence MLRTRAKYYLGQVVRHRKHPFRGVVFDVDPEFSNTEEWYQNIPEDSRPVKDQPFYHLLAENDQSYYVAYVSEQNLIADYSGEPVGHPDLPEMFGPMEDGVYPLHYNMN
- a CDS encoding AEC family transporter; protein product: MNVILTVLEIVAPVFLVAGVGFAWVKAGFEYRIQFVTRLAMTLAVPCLIFTALMKTEADLATLGTLAVAGSVGYFAIGVLGWGILHVAGLDMRTYLAPFTFGNTGNLGIPLCYFAFGQVGLEAAVVMLAVTAIWSFTIGLWMVAGKGSAGKILKEPMIAATLLGAVFLWQDWETPRFLTNTLDLIGQMAIPLMLVTLGVAVARLTPGRIATALWLSVVKLVLCTAVGWAVGSAFGLTGAIFGVLVLELATPVAVTAYLLAEKYEADSNAVAGYVMVSTLTCVVGLPLVLGFLL
- a CDS encoding transglycosylase SLT domain-containing protein, whose product is MSRFLIALMVVLFVASCGGGDKKPPRNLENACSILKEKKHFAKAFKKTQRKWGVPVSVQMAVLYQESKFISNARTPHKYVLGVLPMGRQSSAYGYAQALDGTWDQYKKETRNRGAKRDDIRDATDFMGWYFNKSREKNGIALSDARGQYLNYHEGHTGYARGTYRNKTWLLNVANDVNARAARYGEQLRRCTRVW
- a CDS encoding LolA family protein, whose translation is MNTLKSFVAPAALAAFVSAPANAEQISLGDLSTYLNSMSTVQAGFTQISDDGSVQTGTLYIRRPGRMRFEYNPPEKALVLVSNNSVAIFDGRSNQPPEVYPLKRTPLSIILADQVNLGQANMVVGHDFDGTATIVTAQDPENPEIGNIQLKFTANPVELRQWVINDSAGSQTTVILGDTKADVPLRNRIFDIDRERRGAN
- a CDS encoding DNA translocase FtsK, whose product is MAYQARGRGPLLDSATQAAVEKRGKELIGFVLIALGLMAAAMIASYTPTDPSFLSVTDAPVQNWMGWIGASIAAGLFVIIGFASWGVAAVLTVWGLRMAFHIGEERLQSRIIFAPIMLALGAIYGSTMAPGESWTHDFGLGGLFGDTVTGFLLTVLPIGAQAGVKVLSLVTGVAFVAMALFTLGFTRGELQGFAHRIAVGLVLAYDKLMILLGRGASGAVAGATMAAKNVQARRQERRDAEEARAAQSAEEGWNDPVIEEDVEPTIEEVAPFSKPRLRMPALIKRSEPAAAPMPEPELVENIFSQEIEDAPGGEDRIKSKIADVMRNRARRGEAVSPPDLNPELHPDLHFDKPLTKGRGRGPDPLVLDGAAQGQPRAVPQAAHPMEPPLTGGAGVRVEPPLSAPMASPAAPVPTVPVADEIFAEDDHWDAQEPTAPEIAPQPVQHVAPQPIPVPEPKKVVQPRQIKPVQPSARAKAEAQPSLAFEENHIEYELPPLNLLENPMTISRHHLSDEALEENARMLETVLDDYGVKGEIVSVRPGPVVTMYELEPAPGLKASRVIGLADDIARSMSALSARVSTVPGRSVIGIELPNENREKVVLREILSARDFGDSNMKLPLALGKDIGGDPVVANLAKMPHLLIAGTTGSGKSVAINTMILSLLYRLTPEECRLIMIDPKMLELSVYDGIPHLLSPVVTDPKKAVVALKWVVGEMEERYRKMSKMGVRNIDGYNSRVADALAKGETFSRTVQTGFDDDTGEPVFETEEMTPEKMPYIVVIVDEMADLMMVAGKEIEACIQRLAQMARASGIHLIMATQRPSVDVITGTIKANFPTRISFQVTSKIDSRTILGEMGAEQLLGMGDMLYMAGGAKITRCHGPFVSDEEVEEIVNHLKSFGPPSYIGGVVEGPDDDKADNIDAVLGLNTGGNTNGEDALYDQAVAIVIKDRKCSTSYIQRKLAIGYNKAARLVEQMEDEGLVSAANHVGKREILVPEQ